The following are encoded together in the Babylonia areolata isolate BAREFJ2019XMU chromosome 30, ASM4173473v1, whole genome shotgun sequence genome:
- the LOC143275586 gene encoding nucleoside diphosphate kinase homolog 7-like, giving the protein MAKHLDDQRLCFIVEWYEELAARIRQFQFFYFVESMAVEMYDIKCRRLFLRTTLEENDLKVPDLYIGNNIQVCGRMLKIVDFGDEYTRRHVVPMTERTLGMLKPDGVDKLGQVLDLIWQKGYHIVRLRKCRIDRILAMEFYKAHTGKPYLKDLLDAIISGPLVVFEMVGPQVISMWRDTIGPGDPAVARKEAPNSLRAQYGTDIFHNAVHGSKTAEAAAREIEFFFPKLSPMPPNTAEVGNCTCCLVKPTAFKAGHAGKIVMAIMEAGFRVGAVQLISLEKANAEEFLEVYKGVVHEYTAMVTELSSGPCLALELTAPEDAPPIGPAFRQLVGPPDPEIARTLRPRTLRAVFGIDKAKNAVHCTDLEEDGQLEVEYFFRVLDR; this is encoded by the exons ATGGCAAAGCATTTG GACGATCAGCGTCTCTGCTTCATTGTGGAGTGGTATGAAGAACTTGCAGCCCGCATACGTCAGTTCCAGTTCTTCTACTTTGTGGAATCCATGGCAGTTGAAATG TACGATATAAAGTGCCGGCGGTTGTTCCTGAGAACGACGCTCGAAGAGAACGACCTAAAGGTGCCAGACCTCTACATCGGCAACAATATCCAAGTCTGTGGACGCATGCTGAAGATTGTGGACTTTGGGGATGAGTACACACGCAGACATGTCGTCCCTATGACAGAGAG GACTCTGGGCATGCTGAAACCAGACGGGGTGGACAAACTGGGCCAGGTTCTGGATCTGATTTGGCAGAAAGGTTACCACATCGTGCGCCTTCGCAAGTGCCGGATTGACCGCATACTGGCCATGGAATTCTACAAGGCGCATACTGGGAAACCCTATCTCAA ggaCCTGTTGGACGCCATCATCAGCGGACCGCTGGTGGTGTTTGAGATGGTGGGGCCGCAGGTGATCAGCATGTGGAGGGACACCATTGGCCCCGGAGACCCCGCTGTGGCCCGCAAAGAGGCCCCCAACAGCCTCCGTGCTCAGTATGGCACAG ACATATTCCACAACGCCGTGCATGGTTCCAAAACTGCGGAAGCGGCAGCACGGGAAATTGAGTTTTTCTTCCCCAAACTGAGCCCCATGCCGCCCAACACTGCAGAGGTGGGGAACTGCACCTGCTGCCTGGTCAAACCCACAGCCTTCAAAGCAg GCCATGCCGGGAAGATCGTCATGGCGATCATGGAGGCTGGGTTCCGGGTGGGGGCGGTGCAGCTGATCAGCCTGGAGAAGGCCAACGCGGAGGAGTTCCTGGAGGTGTACAAGGGGGTGGTGCACGAGTACACTGCCATGGTGACGGAGCTGTCCTCGGGCCCCTGCCTGGCCTTGGAGCTCACGGCCCCCGAGGACGCACCGCCCATCGGCCCTGCCTTCCGTCAGCTGGTCGGCCCCCCTGATCCT gagatAGCACGCACCTTGCGACCCAGGACGCTGCGTGCCGTGTTTGGCATTGACAAAGCCAAGAACGCTGTTCACTGCACCGATCTGGAGGAAGACGGGcagctggag gtggAATATTTCTTCAGGGTTTTGGATCGCTAG